In Scyliorhinus torazame isolate Kashiwa2021f chromosome 9, sScyTor2.1, whole genome shotgun sequence, a single window of DNA contains:
- the LOC140429796 gene encoding relaxin-3-like, which translates to MKCLVCVLVLNLFLVSFPSSALSQSLRDGETGIKLCGREFIRAVIYTCGGSRWKRLLDNQNDPFQTSADKIYAKEMDSMRNFQRMFGNDRNQEVEPPFAGQVVDEYNNQYDQIPEDFSEYLRQIDGGSNKDREFESSQMLHLPWARSFRKKREASPGMSSKCCTYGCTKKDISILC; encoded by the exons ATGAAGTGCCTGGTGTGTGTTCTGGTGCTCAACCTGTTCCTCGTCTCCTTCCCCAGTTCTGCCTTATCCCAGTCTTTAAGGGATGGGGAGACGGGGATCAAGCTGTGCGGCCGGGAGTTCATCCGAGCCGTCATCTATACCTGTGGGGGCTCTCGCTGGAAGAGGCTTCTGGACAACCAGAACG ATCCCTTCCAGACCTCCGCTGATAAAATCTACGCCAAGGAGATGGACAGCATGAGGAATTTTCAGAGGATGTTTGGCAATGACAGGAACCAGGAAGTGGAGCCACCTTTTGCAGGGCAAGTGGTCGACGAGTACAACAACCAGTATGATCAGATCCCGGAGGATTTCAGTGAGTACCTCCGCCAGATTGATGGAGGCAGCAATAAGGACCGTGAATTTGAATCGTCACAGATGCTGCATCTACCCTGGGCCAGGAGCTTCAGGAAGAAAAGGGAAGCATCACCAGGAATGTCAAGCAAATGCTGCACTTATGGCTGCACCAAAAAAGATATCAGCATTCTCTGCTGA